One Natronolimnobius sp. AArcel1 DNA window includes the following coding sequences:
- a CDS encoding sulfite exporter TauE/SafE family protein, with amino-acid sequence MVGARLVDGFGLQASSPPALQIILDQCYDPALDPTAIEPVGIVVFALIGLLGGAHCLGMCGPLVTTYSDRLRAQESGPSGRNELTVGMVKQHALFNLGRAISYALIGGLFGLAGSLVFISPQAVTAVATDVHALAGIVVGVVIVVMGLSYLTGKGLVGGSVTLPLVQPALERVHGRLLANVDSWVGDTRIAGLGAVHGLLPCPLLYPAFLYAFVQGSPAGGVLALAALGLGTVPSLFVYGTLFQSLSLETRIKLHRVLGVAFVVLGYIPLQHGLATLGIYLPHVPLPHYQPL; translated from the coding sequence ATGGTGGGGGCAAGGTTGGTCGACGGATTCGGACTCCAAGCGTCTTCGCCGCCGGCTTTGCAGATCATCCTCGACCAGTGTTACGACCCGGCGCTCGATCCGACCGCGATAGAGCCGGTGGGGATTGTTGTCTTCGCGCTGATCGGGCTCCTGGGTGGCGCACACTGTCTTGGAATGTGTGGTCCGCTCGTGACGACGTATTCGGATCGGTTGCGCGCCCAAGAGAGCGGGCCGTCGGGACGAAACGAACTGACGGTGGGCATGGTCAAACAGCACGCGCTGTTCAATCTCGGCCGGGCGATCAGTTACGCGCTCATCGGCGGGCTGTTCGGGTTGGCAGGATCGCTGGTCTTCATCTCCCCGCAGGCAGTGACCGCCGTCGCGACCGACGTCCACGCGCTCGCCGGCATCGTCGTCGGCGTGGTGATTGTCGTGATGGGACTCTCTTACCTCACCGGCAAGGGACTTGTTGGCGGCTCTGTCACCCTTCCACTGGTTCAGCCCGCCCTCGAGCGGGTTCACGGTCGACTCCTCGCGAACGTCGACTCTTGGGTCGGCGATACTCGGATCGCTGGGCTCGGCGCGGTACACGGACTGTTGCCCTGCCCGTTGCTCTACCCGGCATTTCTCTACGCGTTCGTACAGGGATCGCCAGCAGGGGGCGTCCTCGCACTGGCTGCGCTCGGGCTGGGAACGGTGCCGTCGTTGTTCGTCTACGGGACCCTGTTCCAGTCGCTCAGCCTCGAGACCAGGATAAAACTCCACCGCGTGCTTGGCGTTGCGTTCGTTGTGCTCGGGTACATTCCGCTCCAGCACGGCCTCGCGACGCTCGGTATTTACCTTCCACACGTCCCGCTGCCACACTATCAGCCCTTGTGA
- a CDS encoding SCO family protein, whose amino-acid sequence MNRRRTLTLGATAGLTAVAGCLTGLIEDESADNAVLDAPEGDAQGDPLYPIYGESFPAFELEDPIAETTVDVDTLEDALVVTAFFASCPAECIPLLNSISQAQAAADDRGIGDETRFLAVTFDPERDTADALREHADMFNIDYEADNWHYLRPEDAEMAEAVVYDDLGIPFEREELGDDYDFAHITVTFLVNPDGYVERTYRGDDPDPEQIADDLERVLDSLE is encoded by the coding sequence ATGAATCGTCGCCGCACGCTGACTCTCGGAGCGACAGCCGGACTGACGGCCGTCGCTGGCTGTCTAACCGGACTGATAGAGGATGAATCGGCTGATAACGCCGTTCTCGACGCGCCTGAGGGGGACGCTCAGGGTGATCCCTTGTATCCGATCTATGGCGAGTCGTTCCCGGCGTTCGAACTCGAGGATCCGATCGCCGAGACGACCGTCGACGTGGACACTCTCGAGGACGCACTCGTTGTGACTGCCTTTTTCGCGTCCTGTCCCGCCGAGTGTATCCCGCTTCTGAACTCAATATCGCAGGCTCAGGCAGCCGCCGACGACCGCGGGATCGGCGACGAAACACGGTTTCTCGCGGTGACGTTCGACCCCGAACGCGACACCGCCGATGCACTTCGGGAGCACGCCGACATGTTCAACATTGACTACGAGGCGGACAACTGGCACTATCTCCGCCCTGAGGACGCCGAGATGGCCGAGGCCGTCGTCTACGACGACCTCGGGATCCCGTTCGAGCGCGAGGAACTCGGCGACGACTACGACTTCGCACATATCACGGTCACGTTCCTCGTTAACCCAGATGGATACGTCGAACGGACCTACCGAGGCGACGATCCCGATCCGGAACAGATCGCAGACGACCTTGAGCGCGTGCTCGACAGCCTCGAGTGA